From Cervus elaphus chromosome 33, mCerEla1.1, whole genome shotgun sequence, the proteins below share one genomic window:
- the LOC122688480 gene encoding liprin-alpha-1-like — translation MTAGPQQAQSPASMTSEVELLRALRLHFEHHKALDEKLREQLRHALERCSSLEEELRTAHKQVQSQREQDWESTQPARVVDTVAQAFESDDDVSDSEGDGVTLLSSAGQLPPSVQADADTLPVMYQEPLDAISEEIRWIQEEKESTEQRAEEAESRARWACLGSLWCFKSLSSDNMCPASSLAGSCPPSRERAPPRRRQHSPELQGDRLGVMTLLPALMEEVEDDETTIKGETSSPASPRSLRLDRLHTGALRTAGPEDVRDARNSTGSQDGPGGNPSSNTISQDSLQKAAKKKGIMSCIGRLFGKK, via the exons ATGACGGCGGGCCCGCAGCAGGCGCAGTCCCCAGCCAGCATGACCAGCGAGGTGGAGCTGCTCAGGGCGCTGAGATTGCACTTTGAGCACCACAAGGCCCTGGACGAGAAG TTGAGAGAGCAACTGCGACACGCTCTCGAAAGGTGTAGTTCCTTAGAAGAGGAATTAAGGACCGCACACAAACAG gtgcagagccagagggagcaggactgggagtccaCGCAGCCGGCCCGCGTGGTGGACACCGTGGCCCAGGCCTTCGAGAGTGACGACGATGTGTCTGACAgcgagggcgacggggtcaccctcctcagctcggccggtcagctgccgcccagtgtgcaggccgatgccgacactctgcctgtgatgtatcAGGAGCC GCTGGAcgccatcagtgaagagatccg gtggatccaggaggagaaggagagcacGGAGCAGCGGGCCGAGGAGGCTGAGAGCAGGGCGCGCTGGGCGTGCTTAGGCAGCCTTTGGtgttttaagtccctgagctccGACAAcatgtgtcctgcctcctcacttgccggctcctgcccgcccagcagggagCGCGCCCCGCCCCGAAGGAGGCAGCACAGCCCGGAGCTCCagggagaccggctgggcgtCATGACTCTG CTGCCAGCTTTAATGGAAGAGGTAGAAGACGACGAGACCACCATCAAAGGTGAAACCTCGAGCCCTGCCTCGCCACGGTCCCTTCGGCTGGACCGGCTGCACACGGGGGCGCTGCGCACTGCCGGCCCCGAGGACGTCAGGGACGCCCGCAA CTCGACCGGCTCTCAGGACGGCCCCGGGGGCAACCCCAGCAGCAACACCATCAGCCAGGACTCGCTGCAGAAAGCCGCGAAGAAGAAGGGCATCATGTCCTGCATCGGCCGCTTGTTTGGCAAGAAGTAA